The DNA sequence GTCTTCGATGAGCGCCTGCACGATCTCGTACAGCGCCTGCTTCGCGCCCGGCGTGACGATGACCTCGTCCGTGGTGTGCTCGAGGCCGGCGTCGGCGAGTTTGTCGGCGATCGCCTCGCGCAGGTCGATGATCCCCGCGGAGGTGGTGTAGCCGGTGTGGCCGGCGTCCATCGCATCCTTGCCCGCCTGGACGATGTTCTCGGGCGTGGGGAAGTCGGGTTCGCCGACGGAGAGGTCGACGACGTCTGCGCCCTCGTTCTCGAGTTCGGTGGCGAGTGCGGAAATCGCGAGCGTTGCGGACGGTTCGACTCGGGTTACGCGGTCGGTGAATTCCATGGTCATGGGTGGGTGTCGCTTCGCTGAGGTACTATTCGGCGTCGGGCAGTTCGGACACGAGGTCGATCGCGCCGTCGACGGCCTTGGCCGCGTTCTCGACGCGTTCGCGCGCCTCCGCGGCGGACATGCCGGGTCCCGTCACGCCGAGCGTCACGGGGGTGTCACGCTCGAGGCTCACGTCGGAGAGCCGCTGGGCGGTCGCGTCGCTGATGACCTGGTCGTGGTCCGTATCGCCGGTGATGACCGTTCCGACGACGGCGACGGCGTCGACGGCTTCGCGGCGAGCGAGCCGGTCGGCCGCCAGCGGGGCGTCGTACACGCCGGGGACGTGAACCGTGTCGTACACCTCCGCGCCGGCAGCGTTCGCCGCCGCTTTGGCCTCCTGCTCCATCTGCTCGGTGATCGGCCGGTTGAACTCCGCGACCACCAGTCCGAGCGTGGTCATACCCGAGCGGTGGTGAGGACGGGTAAAAGAGGTACCGTTCTCGGGTAGCCGGGCCGGAAGTCGATTCGGGTCGACTGGCGCCGCGAGCGATCTCGTCCGGAGACGGCGATCGGTTCCCGGTCGGTCGTCCGGCCCCGGCGCCGCTCGAATATCCTCGTTCGTGCTCAAAATAGACGCGATTCGTCCACCGGGTAAGCACGATCGTGACGTCAATTGAGAACTCTTAAGCGCCGACGCGGACAACCGGCGCGCAATGACAACGCTGGAGACGCCAGGACCGACGATCGGCGTCGTCGGAGGAGGACAACTCGGACGGATGCTCGCCGAGGCGGCGGCCCCGCTCGGGGTCGAACTCGTCGTACTCGACCCGACGCCGGACTGTCCGGCCGCCCCGGTCGCCCGCGACCAGATCGTCGCCGACTTCGACGACGAGGCGGGGATTCGCGAACTCGCTGCGCGGGCCGACGTACTGACGTTCGAGATCGAACTCGCGGACCAGGCGGCCCTGGAGCGCGTGAGCGAGGACTCCGGGACGCCGGTTCACCCGAAGCCGTCGACGCTGGAGACGATCCACGACAAACTCGTCCAGAAGCGCGAACTCGCGGACGCGGGCATTCCGGTTCCCCCCTTCCGCGAGGTCGAGGATGCGGCCGACGTCCGCGCAGCGATCGACGACTACGGCGCGCCGGTCATGCTCAAGGCCCGCACTGGCGGCTACGACGGCCGCGGGAACGTGCCCGTCGAGTCGAAGGCCGACGCCGCGGAGGCCCTCGAGTCGGTCGCCGGCCCCGCGATGGTCGAGTCGTTCGTCGACTTCGAGCGCGAGATCTCGGTGATCGCGGTCAAGGGTGACGACGAAATCGCCGCCTTCCCCGTCGGCGAGAACGTCCACGAGGACGAGATCCTCCGGGAGACGATCATTCCCGCGGGATCGAGCGACGCAGTCACGGAACGCGCCCGGGACGTCGCGGCGGACGTGCTCGACGTGATGGAGGGTCGGGGGGTCTACGGAATCGAGCTATTCGAGACGAGCGAGGCGCCACGCGCCTCGGACGACTCGAGCGGACGAAGGCCGCGAGAGAGCGACGAAAAAATCCTCCTCAACGAGATCGCCCCACGCCCGCACAACTCCGGCCACTGGACGATCGAGGGCGCCCAGAGTTCGCAGTTCGAACAGCACGTCCGCGCGGTGCTCGGCTGGCCCCTCGCCGCGACCGACCTCCGATCGTCGACCGTCTCGGTCAACCTCCTCGGCGACGTCGACGAGTCGACGGAGGCGGCGCTGGACGGGATCGATCGCATCCTCGAGACGCCCGGCGCGAACCTCCACTGGTACGGGAAGCGCCAGGCGCGCCCGCTTCGCAAGATGGGCCACGTCACCCTGACCGGCCGGGACGGGGCGTCGACCGACGACCTGCTCGCGACCGCGCGCGAACTCGAGGACGCGGTGACGTTCCGATCGTAGGGGACAGACTCTCCTGCCGCTCGCGCCGCGTTTACCATCGATTGAAGTCACCTGCCCGACCACCAGGAACTATGAGCGACAGCGTCACCGACCTGATCGATCGACTGCACCGCGAGGCTGACCAGGACCGACCGTCCGCGGAGACCCCCGACGTAGGGATCGTCATGGGGAGCGACTCCGATCTCGACGTGATGATGACCGGCGGCCGCCGCCGCGGGGCGTACGACGCCTTCGTCGACGAACTCGGCTTCGCCGAGCAGACCGACTACGAGGACGCGCCCGACGAACGGTTCACGTTCGAGACCTACGTCACGTCGGCCCACCGCACGCCGGACTTAATGCAGGCTTACGCCGAGACCGCCGAGGATCGGGGGATCGAGGTGATCATCGCCGGCGCCGGCGGGAAGTCGGCCGATCTGCCGAACATGACGGCCTCGATCGCGTACCCGCTCCCGGTGATCGGCGTCCCGGTCCAGGAGAAGTCCGTCGACTCGGTGATCGGCATGCCGACGGGCGCGCCGCTGGTCGCGGTCGACGCGGGGAAGTCGTTCAATGCGGCATTGTCCGCGGCACAGATCCTCGCCCGACAGCACGACCCGGTTCGCGAGCGACTCGTGGCCTATCACGAGGACTTGCGCGAGGGCGTCGGCACCGTTTCCAGGGACCTGCACGACCGGGGGACGGACGCGTTCTCGTCCGAGTAACGTCGACCGGTCGCGTTGCACGCCACAGCCGACCGGATCGATCGACCGGGTAATGCGATACTACCGATTCGTTCAGCCCGCAAGTGAGTATATATAGTATGCGGTGATTATTCAGGTTGGTTCTGGGCCACTGAAGTCGCCGCTTTGCCCGTTTCCGGCCCCAAAACGAACAATCAACCCTTATGTGCGTGCGGTTTGAAGTGCCGAACGTTACGGAGATGAATGATTGGATCGCCATCGGGATGCTGGCGCTCGTGGGACTGTTGATACCGCTCGGAATGATGTCGGTATCGTACCTCCTGCGGCCGAGCGTTCCCGAAACGAGCAAACGTGCCACCTACGAGAGTGGCGAGGTCCCGACCGGCGGAACGCGCATCCGGTTCAATATCCAGTACTACATGGTTGCGCTTCTGTTCGTCGTCTTCGACATCGAGACCGTCCTGCTGTTCCCGTGGGCGGTCGTCTACCAGGATGCGCTCGCGGCCGAGGAGTACGGTCTGCTCCATGCGCTCGGGCCGATGTTGCTGTTCGTCGCCATCCTGCTGGTCGGACTCGCATGGGCGTGGCGCACCGGTGCTGTACAGTGGGCACGGACACCCCGACAGTTAGAGTCCGGAGCTGATCGACCATGAGTAGCGACAACCCACGGCAGGACATCTACGAGAGTACCGCTCCGTCGACGGACACCCGCGAGTCGCGGATGGGTGAAGGCGTCGACGATCGCTTCAACTCGAAGCTCCGTGAGGCCTTCGGCGCGTCACCGTTCATCCTCACGAAGTTCGACCAGTTCATGAACTGGGTTCGCGGCAACTCCATGTTCATGCTCCAGTTCGGGATCGCGTGTTGCAGTATCGAGATGATCCACACGTACGCGATCAAGCACGACCTCGATCGCTTCGGTGCCGGGGTCCCCCGGGCCTCGCCGCGGCAGGCCGACGTGATGATCGTGCCCGGGACGATCGTCTCGAAGTTCGGGCCCCGCATGAAGCGGGTCTACGACCAGATGCCCGAACCCAAGTTCGTCGTCGGGATGGGATCGTGTACGATCTCCGGCGGCCCCTTCCAGGAGGGATACAACGTCGTCAAGGGCGCCGAGGAGATCATCCCGATCGACATTCACGTTCCAGGCTGTCCGCCGCGACCGGAGGCGCTCGTCTACGGCGTCATGAAGCTCCAGGAGCGGATCCGGAACGGGGAGACCTCCCCCGTCGTCGTCAAGCCGTACGAACTCGAGGAGTTCGGCGATCTGGAACGGGACGAACTCGTACAGAAACTCGCGAACGAAATCGACGAGGACGACCTCGTCATGCGGTACAACTGGGCTGATTCGCCATGAGCACGGGAACTGGACTCGAGCGGGAGACACAGCGGGCCGTCGAGGTCACCGAGGACGAACTCGAGGCCCTGATCGGTGATCGCGCGCTCGGGCGCGACGATCACCTGAACGCACCCGGCTTCGTCATCCGCCCGGACGACGTCCAGGACGTGCTCGCCGACCTCGAGGAGGAGGCCGGCTTCGATCACCTGTCCTGCCTGACCGCCCAGCAGTACACGGACCGGTACGAGTCGATCTACCACCTCAAGAAGTACGCCGATCCCACGCAGGAGGTCTCGATCGTCGTCCCGACGTCGATCGACGATCCGGTGAGCGAGTCGGCCGAACCGGTCTTCCGGACCGCCGACTGGCACGAACGCGAGGCGTTCGACCTCGTCGGGATCGACTACGAGGGCCACCCCGATCCGCGCCGGATCCTCCTGCCCGAGACCTGGCAGGGCCACCCGCTCTCGAAGGGCTACGACCAGGAGAAGCCACAGATCGTGACCCTCTCGGAGCACGCCAACCCGATCCAGCCGGATCACCACGACGCCGAGTCGGACACGATGTTCCTGAACATCGGACCCCACCACCCGGCGACACACGGCGTCCTCCACGTCAAGACCGTCCTCGACGGCGAGACGGTCGTCGACGTCGACCCCGACGTCGGCTACCTCCACCGCTGTGAGGAACAGATGTGCCAGCAGGGGACCTACCGCCACCAGATCATGCCCTATCCCGATCGCTGGGACTACGTCTCGGCCGGCCTCCTCAACGAGTGGGCCTACGCCCGCGCGGCCGAGGACCTGGCCGACATCGAGGTGCCCGAGTACGCCCAGATCATCCGGACGATGGGCGCGGAACTCTGCCGGATCGCCGCGCACATGCTCGCACTCGGGACCTTCGCGCTGGACGTCTACGGCGACTTCACCGCCGTCTTCCAGTACGCCTTCCGCGATCGGGAGGTCGTCCAGGACATTCTCGAGGATCTGACGGGTCAGCGCCTGATGTTCAACTACTTCCGGCTCGGCGGGGTCGCCTGGGACCTGCCCGAACCCCGCGAGGAGTTCTTCGAGAAGACGCGCGACTTCCTCGACGAACTCCCGGCGAAAGTCTCGGAGTACAACGACCTCATCACCTCGAACGAAATCTTCCAGCTTCGGTGCGTCGACACCGGGATTCTCGAACCCGAGGTGGCCAAGGACTACGGCTGCACGGGGCCGGTCGCTCGCGGGTCGGGCATCGACTACGACCTCCGCCGGGACGATCCGTACGGCTACTACGAGAACCTGGACTGGAACGTCGTCACCGAGGACGGCTGTGACAATTACAGTCGCGTGCTCGTGCGCATGCAGGAAGTCGAGGAGTCCGCGAAGATCATCGAGCAGTGTGTCGACCTGCTCGAGGAGTGGCCCGAAGACGAGCGGGAGATCCAGGCCAACGTGCCGCGGACGCTCAAGCCCGACGCCGACACCGAAGTCTACCGCGCCGTCGAGGCCGCGAAGGGCGAACTCGGGATCTACATCCGATCGGACGGCACCGACAAGCCCGCTCGGTTCAAGATCCGGAGCCCGTGCTTCCACAACCTCTCGGCGCTCGAGGAGATGGTCCAGGACGAGTACATCCCGGACCTGATCGCGTCGCTGGGCAGTCTCGACATCGTTCTCGGGGAGGTGGACCGCTAGTATGGCTGGGACGATTCCGGCGGTGCCGCTCCAGGATACCGTCCTGCTCCCCGAGCGGATCGGCGAGTTGACGGGCCTCGACGGGTTCGGTTTCGCCGGGGAACTCGTCGCGGCGTTTATCGCCGCGTTCATCGTCGGTAATCTGATGCTCGCGATGACCGGCGTCGCCGGCCCGTGGGCGAAACGAAAGATCACCGCCGCGTTCACGGACCGGATCGCGGTCAACCGGCTCGGCCCGGCCGGCCTGTTGATCATCGTCGCGGACTCCGTCCGCCTCCTCTCGAAGGAACTGATCATCCCCGA is a window from the Halosolutus amylolyticus genome containing:
- the ribH gene encoding 6,7-dimethyl-8-ribityllumazine synthase — protein: MTTLGLVVAEFNRPITEQMEQEAKAAANAAGAEVYDTVHVPGVYDAPLAADRLARREAVDAVAVVGTVITGDTDHDQVISDATAQRLSDVSLERDTPVTLGVTGPGMSAAEARERVENAAKAVDGAIDLVSELPDAE
- a CDS encoding 5-(carboxyamino)imidazole ribonucleotide synthase: MTTLETPGPTIGVVGGGQLGRMLAEAAAPLGVELVVLDPTPDCPAAPVARDQIVADFDDEAGIRELAARADVLTFEIELADQAALERVSEDSGTPVHPKPSTLETIHDKLVQKRELADAGIPVPPFREVEDAADVRAAIDDYGAPVMLKARTGGYDGRGNVPVESKADAAEALESVAGPAMVESFVDFEREISVIAVKGDDEIAAFPVGENVHEDEILRETIIPAGSSDAVTERARDVAADVLDVMEGRGVYGIELFETSEAPRASDDSSGRRPRESDEKILLNEIAPRPHNSGHWTIEGAQSSQFEQHVRAVLGWPLAATDLRSSTVSVNLLGDVDESTEAALDGIDRILETPGANLHWYGKRQARPLRKMGHVTLTGRDGASTDDLLATARELEDAVTFRS
- a CDS encoding AIR carboxylase family protein, which translates into the protein MSDSVTDLIDRLHREADQDRPSAETPDVGIVMGSDSDLDVMMTGGRRRGAYDAFVDELGFAEQTDYEDAPDERFTFETYVTSAHRTPDLMQAYAETAEDRGIEVIIAGAGGKSADLPNMTASIAYPLPVIGVPVQEKSVDSVIGMPTGAPLVAVDAGKSFNAALSAAQILARQHDPVRERLVAYHEDLREGVGTVSRDLHDRGTDAFSSE
- a CDS encoding NADH-quinone oxidoreductase subunit A, yielding MNDWIAIGMLALVGLLIPLGMMSVSYLLRPSVPETSKRATYESGEVPTGGTRIRFNIQYYMVALLFVVFDIETVLLFPWAVVYQDALAAEEYGLLHALGPMLLFVAILLVGLAWAWRTGAVQWARTPRQLESGADRP
- a CDS encoding NADH-quinone oxidoreductase subunit B, whose protein sequence is MSSDNPRQDIYESTAPSTDTRESRMGEGVDDRFNSKLREAFGASPFILTKFDQFMNWVRGNSMFMLQFGIACCSIEMIHTYAIKHDLDRFGAGVPRASPRQADVMIVPGTIVSKFGPRMKRVYDQMPEPKFVVGMGSCTISGGPFQEGYNVVKGAEEIIPIDIHVPGCPPRPEALVYGVMKLQERIRNGETSPVVVKPYELEEFGDLERDELVQKLANEIDEDDLVMRYNWADSP
- a CDS encoding NADH-quinone oxidoreductase subunit D, which produces MSTGTGLERETQRAVEVTEDELEALIGDRALGRDDHLNAPGFVIRPDDVQDVLADLEEEAGFDHLSCLTAQQYTDRYESIYHLKKYADPTQEVSIVVPTSIDDPVSESAEPVFRTADWHEREAFDLVGIDYEGHPDPRRILLPETWQGHPLSKGYDQEKPQIVTLSEHANPIQPDHHDAESDTMFLNIGPHHPATHGVLHVKTVLDGETVVDVDPDVGYLHRCEEQMCQQGTYRHQIMPYPDRWDYVSAGLLNEWAYARAAEDLADIEVPEYAQIIRTMGAELCRIAAHMLALGTFALDVYGDFTAVFQYAFRDREVVQDILEDLTGQRLMFNYFRLGGVAWDLPEPREEFFEKTRDFLDELPAKVSEYNDLITSNEIFQLRCVDTGILEPEVAKDYGCTGPVARGSGIDYDLRRDDPYGYYENLDWNVVTEDGCDNYSRVLVRMQEVEESAKIIEQCVDLLEEWPEDEREIQANVPRTLKPDADTEVYRAVEAAKGELGIYIRSDGTDKPARFKIRSPCFHNLSALEEMVQDEYIPDLIASLGSLDIVLGEVDR